The proteins below are encoded in one region of Chrysemys picta bellii isolate R12L10 chromosome 4, ASM1138683v2, whole genome shotgun sequence:
- the RHOV gene encoding rho-related GTP-binding protein RhoV isoform X2, translating to MDTLMSTSPPPWTPSQVLVDGAPVRIQLWDTAGQEDFDCLRSLCYPDTDVFLVCFSVVNPSSFQNITEKWIPEIRIHNPQAPVLLVGTQADLRDDVNVLINLDRYHGRPVPKLQAEGLAEKIRAQTYMECSALTQKNLKEVFDTAIVSAVEHKARQEKKMTAKGIKTLSKCRWKKFFCFV from the exons GTTCTGGTGGATGGAGCCCCGGTTCGGATCCAGCTCTGGGACACAGCTGGACAG GAGGACTTTGATTGCCTCCGATCACTTTGTTACCCTGATACTGATGTCTTCCTTGTCTGCTTCAGTGTGGTGAACCCCAGCTCCTTCCAAAACATTACTGAGAAATGGATCCCTGAGATACGGATTCACAACccccaggcaccagtgctcctgGTGGGGACGCAGGCTGACCTGCGGGAtgatgtcaatgtcctcatcaacCTGGACCGCTACCATGGGAGGCCTGTGCCCAAGCTTCAGGCTGAAGGCCTGGCGGAGAAAATCCGGGCACAGACCTACATGGAGTGCTCAGCACTGACCCAAAAGAACCTGAAAGAAGTCTTTGACACAGCCATTGTCAGTGCAGTGGAGCACAAAGCCCGGCAGGAAAAGAAGATGACAGCCAAAGGGATCAAAACCCTCTCCAAGTGCCGTTGGAAGAAGTTCTTCTGCTTTGTCTGA